TTTACAAATGCGTATTTTTCTGGATTGTGTCCTTATTACAGCTGGGGTTTTGATCAAGTCATAGAGCTGGTAATTTGATGTATTATTTATTCACAAAATAAACGTTGTACTGTTTGTTACATACTGTATGGAGGGTATCAAATAAGCACGGTCAGTCAAGGCAATGGGTCTCGACAATTGGTCCCCTTCATGCTTAGTAGAAACTGTAGGCAGCTAACTTGTAAATCAGTTACCCTTGGTGGTGAAAGTGAACGCACAGATAATGTCATACAAGTGGACAGGCTGTAGAGGCAAAACCTACGTCTTATGCTTACTGGTCTATTCTCTCGTTTACGAAGTGGAACTCAAAGTATCATTCAAATACATTGTGATATTCGGATTGCCATGAATCTACCGGATTACCAGAAAATAACAGGCGTTTTGGTTTTGCAATAACAGGAAATCAAGGGAGAGGAACTATGCACTCGGGTACAAATTAATTCCATTACACTGTATGAGTTGCAGCCTTCCTATATAAAATGTATAGTAATATGATGGTTCTCTAGAATTGAGAGTTCACGTATCATAGAAGAATGGTGTCCTACTCCCCTCTTTCCTTGTTTTAATCTTGACATTATGATTTTTGTTGCTTGTTTCCCAGTTTCAGGTTAGTTTCTGATCAAAGATCATGTGCATAGAGATGGTGTTTTAATTAATAGTTTATTAACCAATTTAACAAAATAAGGATTACGTTCGTACAgcgttttatgttttgttcaagACTTTTAGTCCGTTTCAATATCTACTGTGATCAGTGAAAGTCACATGATTGTTGCAACATTGTCTGGTAGTCATTTTATTGCCTTTTATGTGGGTTGAAGTTGGCATGGCAATAAATACATGACACTGTCAGACACACTGTCCCATCATCTGAAATTCCAAAGTGCATAATGTAATGCCCTGTTTTGTAGAGATATTTTTCTAACACACATGAAACTGTGTTCAAATGATCGTTTGATTGATATATACATTTAGCTGGTTAATGTAACAGTGTTGTTGTCCTGTCTCTTCAACACAGGGGTATTTATGAGGGTGCTGATACTGTCAGTTGTCACTGATCCTATCCCAGCTCAAAACTCTGGTAAGAATGTTTACAAAGTATTTTTGAGTAAATAACTATTCTTCCTTGTCCAATGTAACAACACTGAGTGCATAAACAGGGCAAAgtgaatgataattcttcatTGTACATTCTTCTTTCTGTTACCCTTTACCCCAGAGATCTTCACTTTGGTGGTCCCTCATGGTCCGATTTTGACCCGGATAAACGCCTCCATCTCCCTACCTTGTGAACTCTCACCTATCTTCAGTGCAGAGCCGTTGGAGGTGCGTTGGTACCGGCCTGGTAACTTCAACCGACCTGCCTTGTTATACAAGGACCACAGCATCCAGGCATCTGTGGACCCCCGGTACTGGGGCAGGGTGTCTCTAACTGGGGGGCTGGAGAGGGGGAACGTGTCCCTGAGACTAGACAGGGTCACTTTGGAAGACAGGGGCGAGTATGTGTGCCGTGTCAGCAGCGAACAGTGGTATGAAAAGGCCAGTGTGTCCCTCACACTGATTGGTAAGGAGCAGAGGACTATGTTTCTGCAATTAATGAACCTGTAAACAAACATAACACGTGATGTAAACTTATTTATGGAGAGATACTGTACTTTTGGTGGGAATCTAGTTCAGAATCAAACTACTATTGCTCATTTTGTTGAACTTGTGAACAATTCTGGAAAATAGAACAAAACTTATAATAGTCCTATCTATTTTTGGGATTGAACTCCCTATCTTTCCAATAGTATTAGGTGGTATCCCAGTTTTGTCTCTTGCTGaagcaagaggaggaggaggccagGTGAACGTTACCTGTTCA
This genomic window from Salvelinus namaycush isolate Seneca chromosome 8, SaNama_1.0, whole genome shotgun sequence contains:
- the LOC120052828 gene encoding butyrophilin-like protein 2 isoform X5; its protein translation is MSRQLEKRRRGTMHSGVFMRVLILSVVTDPIPAQNSEIFTLVVPHGPILTRINASISLPCELSPIFSAEPLEVRWYRPGNFNRPALLYKDHSIQASVDPRYWGRVSLTGGLERGNVSLRLDRVTLEDRGEYVCRVSSEQWYEKASVSLTLIVLGGIPVLSLAEARGGGGQVNVTCSSVGWSPQPTLTWKNKEGAELRNVQEVLYTHDSQGLVSVSSWLLYSPSDSDWLSCTVSLSEEEEKESRILPRAPMDGHWSLGAFITTLIILLLVVFTVIGLFIWNKKTDKTESTERPEETALVRGDQSQAPNGGTVLL